The Streptococcus parasanguinis genomic sequence GCATTGACACGATTTTTGGTTATCCTGGTGGAGCGGTTTTGCCTTTATACGATGCCATCTATAGCTTTGAGGGTATCCAGCATATCTTGGGTCGTCATGAACAAGGATGCTTGCATGAGGCTGAAGGCTACGCCAAATCAACTGGAAAGCTGGGTGTCGCAGTCGTCACTAGTGGACCGGGGGCTACAAATGCCATTACAGGGATTGCAGATGCCATGAGCGATAGCGTTCCCCTATTAGTCTTCACTGGTCAAGTCAATCGTGCTGGGATCGGGAAAGACGCCTTTCAAGAAGCGGATATCGTGGGAATTACCATGCCCATCACCAAGTACAACTATCAAGTACGTGAGACGGCAGATATTCCACGAATTATCACAGAAGCTGTCCATATTGCGACGACCGGCCGTCCTGGCCCTGTGGTAATTGACCTTCCAAAGGATGTGTCTGCTTTAGAGACAGATTTTATCTATGAACCAAGTGTGAAGCTTCCAAGCTACCAGCCTACCATTGAACCCAATGAATTGCAGATCAAAAAGATTTTGAAGCAATTGAGTAAGGCTAAAAAACCAGTTCTTCTTGCTGGTGGTGGGGTGAGTTACGCTGGAGCTGCAAAAGAGTTGATTGCTCTAGCAGAGCGCTATCAAATTCCGGTAGTGACCAGTCTGTTAGGCCAAGGAACGATTGCAACCAGTCATCCTCTTTTCCTAGGGATGGGAGGCATGCATGGATCCTTCGCGGCCAATATCGCTATGACAGAGACGGATTTCATGATCAGTGTTGGTTGTCGATTTGACGACCGTTTGACAGGGAATCCAAAGACTTTCGCTAAAAATGCTAAGGTTGCCCATATCGACATTGATCCTGCAGAGATTGGTAAGATCATTGCTGTCGACATTCCTGTGGTTGGCGATGCAAAGAAAGCCTTGCAACAGTTGCTAGCAGAGCCAACGGTTCATAATAACACTGAAAAGTGGATCGAAAAGGTGACCCAAGATAAGAACCGGGTTCGTTCTTACGATAAGAAGGAACGGGTTGTGCAACCACAAGCTGTGATTGAACGCATTGGAGAGTTGACCAAGGGAGACGCTATTGTCGTCACAGACGTTGGACAACACCAAATGTGGGCAGCTCAATACTATCCTTACCAAAATGAGCGCCAATTGGTAACATCTGGTGGTCTAGGAACGATGGGATTCGGTGTTCCTGCAGCTATCGGAGCGAAAATTGCCAATCCAGATAAAGAAGTTGTTCTCTTTGTCGGAGATGGTGGTTTCCAAATGACCAATCAAGAATTGGCAATCTTAAATATTTATAAGGTTCCGATCAAGGTCGTTATGCTCAACAACCACTCGCTTGGAATGGTCCGTCAATGGCAAGAAGCCTTCTATGATGGTCGGACGTCAGAGTCAGTCTTTGATAGCCTTCCAGATTTCCAATTGATGGCGCAAGCTTACGGGATCAAGAATTATAAATTTGATAATCCTGAAACTCTTGAGAAGGATTTGGAAGTCATCACAGAAGATGTACCAATGTTCATCGAAGTAGACATTTCTCGGAAAGAGCATGTCTTGCCGATGGTACCAGCTGGTAAGAGTAATCATGAGATGTTGGGGGTGAAGTTTAATGCGTAGAATGTTAACAGCCAAACTTCAAAACCGCTCAGGTGTTCTGAACCGCTTTACTGGAGTCTTGTCGAGACGTCAAGTCAATATCGAAAGCATCTCTGTTGGCGCAACAGAAAACCCTAATGTATCGCGGATTACCATTATCATTGATGTTGCTTCGCATGATGAAGTAGAGCAAATCATCAAACAGCTCAACCGCCAAGTGGATGTGATCCGTGTCCGGGATATCACTGATAAACCACACTTGGAGCGCGAAGTGATCCTGGTGAAAGTTTCTGCACCTGCTGAGAAGCGAGCAGAAATCTTGGCCATTATTCAACCTTTCCGTGCGACCGTGGTCGATGTAGCCCCAAGCTCTATCACCGTTCAAATGACGGGAAATGCAGAAAAGAGCGAAGCCCTCATTCGTGTTATTCGACCTTATGGGATTAAAAACATCGCCCGCACCGGTGCAACCGGATTTACTCGAGATTAATTCTCACCTTAACATTGTTAACCCCGCCTTAAAAAGGCAAATAATATAATAGAAAAGAGATTTTACTTATGGCAGTTCAAATGGAATACGAAAAAGACGTTAAAGTACCAGCACTTGATGGTAAAAAAATCGCCGTTATCGGTTATGGTTCACAAGGTCATGCACACGCACAAAACTTGCGTGATTC encodes the following:
- a CDS encoding acetolactate synthase large subunit; the encoded protein is MEKITLETAKTGSELVLETLRDLGIDTIFGYPGGAVLPLYDAIYSFEGIQHILGRHEQGCLHEAEGYAKSTGKLGVAVVTSGPGATNAITGIADAMSDSVPLLVFTGQVNRAGIGKDAFQEADIVGITMPITKYNYQVRETADIPRIITEAVHIATTGRPGPVVIDLPKDVSALETDFIYEPSVKLPSYQPTIEPNELQIKKILKQLSKAKKPVLLAGGGVSYAGAAKELIALAERYQIPVVTSLLGQGTIATSHPLFLGMGGMHGSFAANIAMTETDFMISVGCRFDDRLTGNPKTFAKNAKVAHIDIDPAEIGKIIAVDIPVVGDAKKALQQLLAEPTVHNNTEKWIEKVTQDKNRVRSYDKKERVVQPQAVIERIGELTKGDAIVVTDVGQHQMWAAQYYPYQNERQLVTSGGLGTMGFGVPAAIGAKIANPDKEVVLFVGDGGFQMTNQELAILNIYKVPIKVVMLNNHSLGMVRQWQEAFYDGRTSESVFDSLPDFQLMAQAYGIKNYKFDNPETLEKDLEVITEDVPMFIEVDISRKEHVLPMVPAGKSNHEMLGVKFNA
- the ilvN gene encoding acetolactate synthase small subunit; protein product: MRRMLTAKLQNRSGVLNRFTGVLSRRQVNIESISVGATENPNVSRITIIIDVASHDEVEQIIKQLNRQVDVIRVRDITDKPHLEREVILVKVSAPAEKRAEILAIIQPFRATVVDVAPSSITVQMTGNAEKSEALIRVIRPYGIKNIARTGATGFTRD